From Solidesulfovibrio carbinoliphilus subsp. oakridgensis, the proteins below share one genomic window:
- a CDS encoding DUF1778 domain-containing protein, whose amino-acid sequence MERHTPTARLEARLPREVHALLKRAADLQGRSLTDFVVAAASEAARKTIEDMEILRLAAADQRLVAEALLTPPEPAPALVRAFARHGRTVDPE is encoded by the coding sequence ATGGAACGCCACACCCCCACCGCCCGTCTGGAAGCCCGCCTGCCGCGCGAGGTGCACGCGCTTTTAAAGCGCGCCGCCGACCTGCAAGGCCGGTCCCTGACCGATTTCGTGGTCGCGGCCGCCAGCGAGGCCGCGCGCAAGACCATCGAGGATATGGAGATCCTCCGGCTTGCGGCCGCAGACCAACGCCTTGTGGCCGAAGCCCTGCTCACCCCGCCCGAGCCCGCGCCGGCCCTGGTCCGGGCCTTTGCGCGGCACGGCCGGACGGTCGACCCGGAGTGA
- a CDS encoding GNAT family N-acetyltransferase, which yields MRLRIRALDGAHDRTAFQCGEPALDRYLREQAAQDCRRHIANCFVALDGDAVAGFYTLSSASIPLPDVPEELARRLPRYPVLPAIRLGRLAVASRLQGTGCGALLLADALKRCLRAEAAAFAVLVEAKHEQAAAFYRHHGFLDLPSRPLTLFLPLATIKKALPQE from the coding sequence GTGAGACTCCGCATCCGGGCACTGGACGGCGCCCACGACCGCACCGCTTTTCAGTGCGGCGAACCGGCCCTGGACCGCTACTTGCGCGAACAAGCCGCCCAGGACTGCAGGCGGCACATCGCCAACTGTTTCGTCGCCCTGGACGGGGACGCGGTGGCCGGCTTCTATACCCTTTCAAGCGCCAGCATCCCCCTGCCCGACGTGCCGGAAGAGCTGGCCCGCCGCCTGCCCCGGTATCCGGTCCTGCCGGCCATCCGTCTCGGCCGGCTGGCCGTGGCTTCCCGGCTCCAGGGCACGGGCTGCGGCGCGCTCCTCCTGGCCGACGCCCTGAAACGCTGCCTGCGGGCCGAGGCCGCGGCCTTCGCCGTGCTGGTGGAAGCCAAGCACGAACAAGCGGCCGCCTTCTACCGCCACCACGGCTTCCTCGACCTGCCGAGCCGCCCGCTGACCCTCTTTCTGCCCCTGGCGACGATCAAAAAAGCCCTGCCCCAGGAGTGA
- a CDS encoding DMT family transporter, whose amino-acid sequence MKDQKKATRYGLATVAMWATVATAFKLSLAHLAPLQLLFYASLASCLVLGLVLFFQGRLGGLRQLTRAQWRRSFLLGALNPFLYYTILFAAYDLLPAQEAQPLNYTWAITLSLLAVPLLGQKLRKKDLLALVVSYAGVVVIATHGDVFGLRFASLSGVVLALVSTVVWALYWILGARDDRDPVVGLLANFLCSLPLTLLAVLCFSDPWPGSWEGLAGAAYVGVFEMGLAFVTWLSALRHAENAARVANLIFLSPFLSLILIHFLVGEAILPSTVAGLGLILAGLGVQRVGR is encoded by the coding sequence ATGAAAGACCAGAAAAAGGCCACGCGGTACGGGCTGGCCACCGTGGCCATGTGGGCGACGGTGGCCACGGCCTTCAAGCTGTCCCTGGCCCATCTGGCGCCGCTCCAGCTTCTTTTCTACGCCAGCCTGGCGTCGTGCCTGGTGTTGGGGCTGGTGCTTTTTTTCCAGGGCCGCCTCGGCGGCCTGCGGCAGCTGACCCGGGCCCAATGGCGGCGGTCGTTCCTCCTGGGGGCCCTCAATCCTTTTCTTTACTACACCATCCTTTTCGCCGCCTACGACCTGCTCCCGGCCCAGGAGGCCCAGCCCCTCAACTACACCTGGGCCATCACCCTGTCGCTTCTGGCCGTGCCGCTCCTCGGCCAGAAGCTGCGAAAAAAGGACCTGCTGGCCCTGGTCGTCAGCTATGCCGGGGTGGTGGTCATCGCCACCCACGGCGACGTGTTCGGCCTGCGGTTCGCCAGCCTGTCCGGCGTGGTCCTGGCCCTGGTGTCCACGGTGGTCTGGGCCCTCTACTGGATTCTCGGGGCCAGGGACGACCGCGACCCGGTGGTGGGGCTTCTCGCCAATTTCCTGTGCAGCCTGCCCCTGACGTTGCTCGCGGTCCTGTGTTTTTCCGATCCCTGGCCGGGTTCCTGGGAGGGTTTGGCCGGCGCGGCCTATGTCGGCGTCTTCGAGATGGGCCTGGCCTTCGTCACCTGGCTTTCCGCCCTGCGCCACGCCGAAAACGCGGCCCGGGTGGCCAACCTCATCTTCCTCTCGCCGTTTTTGTCGCTGATCCTCATCCACTTCCTGGTCGGCGAGGCCATTTTGCCGTCCACGGTGGCCGGGTTGGGGTTGATTCTGGCCGGGCTCGGGGTGCAGCGCGTGGGGCGGTGA
- a CDS encoding DEAD/DEAH box helicase, producing the protein MSFDSFCLHATITENIKRLGYENPTPIQAEAIPHVTEGRDLMGLAQTGTGKTAAFLLPIIHRLMTTKSEKRGVRALILAPTRELAEQIYRAGLDLGRGTRLRAAVIYGGVGMFPQTRALRQGVDIIVACPGRLLDHMNQGNVRFDALETLVLDEADHMFDMGFLPDIKRILSALPSERQTLLFSATMPPAISGLAHETLTDPVTVRIGHMAPLSTVEHAIYPISHTQKAPLLLHLLEEAGKQSVIVFTRTKHRAKNLALQLCRSGHKATCLQGNLSQRQRQIAMDGFRRGSFQVLVATDIAARGIDVSQVGHVVNFDIPDTAEAYTHRIGRTGRAEHEGQAHTFVTGEDMGMVRAIESHMKKPLPRREVEGFEPDPSEFRRSYAPAPRYPARGRQGGYGGRPQQGGYRGQGDRARSSDRPQGERSFSERPQGDRPRDDRARPDTRTERPRQERPQAARSHGNDGRSTFGLSREQGDRQGGQRPRRPAQGNAA; encoded by the coding sequence TTGAGCTTCGACTCTTTTTGCCTTCATGCGACCATCACCGAAAACATCAAGCGCCTCGGCTACGAAAACCCGACCCCCATCCAGGCGGAAGCCATTCCGCATGTGACCGAAGGCCGCGACCTGATGGGCCTGGCCCAGACCGGCACCGGCAAGACCGCCGCCTTCCTTTTGCCGATCATCCACCGGCTCATGACCACCAAGTCCGAAAAGCGCGGCGTGCGCGCGCTGATCCTGGCCCCCACCCGGGAGCTGGCCGAACAGATCTACCGCGCCGGCCTCGACCTCGGCCGGGGCACGCGCCTGCGGGCCGCCGTCATCTACGGCGGCGTGGGCATGTTTCCCCAGACCCGGGCCCTGCGCCAGGGCGTGGACATCATCGTGGCCTGCCCGGGACGCCTCCTTGACCACATGAACCAGGGCAACGTCCGCTTCGACGCCCTGGAGACCCTCGTCCTCGACGAGGCCGACCACATGTTCGACATGGGCTTTCTGCCGGACATCAAGCGCATCCTGTCGGCCCTGCCGAGCGAGCGCCAGACGCTTTTGTTCTCGGCCACCATGCCCCCGGCCATCAGCGGCCTGGCCCACGAGACCCTGACCGACCCGGTCACGGTCCGCATCGGCCACATGGCCCCGTTGTCCACGGTCGAACACGCCATCTACCCGATTTCCCACACCCAGAAGGCGCCGCTCCTGCTCCACCTGCTCGAAGAGGCCGGCAAGCAGTCGGTCATCGTCTTCACCCGGACCAAGCACCGGGCCAAGAACCTGGCCCTGCAGCTGTGCCGCTCCGGCCACAAGGCCACCTGCCTGCAAGGCAACCTGTCCCAGCGCCAGCGCCAGATCGCCATGGACGGCTTCCGCCGCGGCTCCTTCCAGGTGCTCGTGGCCACGGACATCGCCGCCCGGGGCATCGACGTGTCCCAGGTCGGCCACGTGGTCAACTTCGACATTCCGGACACGGCCGAGGCCTACACCCACCGCATCGGCCGCACCGGCCGGGCCGAACACGAGGGCCAGGCCCACACCTTCGTCACCGGCGAGGACATGGGCATGGTCCGGGCCATCGAGTCCCACATGAAAAAGCCCTTGCCCCGTCGCGAAGTCGAAGGCTTCGAGCCCGATCCGTCGGAATTCCGCCGCTCCTACGCCCCGGCTCCCCGCTACCCCGCCCGGGGCCGGCAGGGCGGCTACGGCGGACGTCCCCAGCAGGGCGGCTACCGGGGCCAGGGCGACCGCGCCCGCTCCTCGGATCGCCCCCAGGGCGAGCGCTCCTTCTCCGAACGTCCCCAGGGTGACCGGCCGCGCGACGACCGGGCCCGGCCCGACACCCGCACCGAACGGCCCCGCCAGGAACGGCCGCAAGCCGCCCGTTCCCACGGCAACGACGGCCGCTCCACCTTCGGCCTGTCCCGCGAGCAGGGCGACCGGCAAGGCGGCCAGCGCCCCCGCCGCCCGGCCCAGGGCAACGCCGCCTAG